A region of the Ostrinia nubilalis chromosome 21, ilOstNubi1.1, whole genome shotgun sequence genome:
AATAACGACCGCGTACTCCGCGCACTCTGTggacaaaaaacaaaattattaatacacaatcattttttatttcaaggTGTTGATTCTTGATTTATTACCAAAGAAAATAAGTACTTAGACCAACCAAAATTTTACCATTATGTGGCACTCAGTAGCTTtatttggactaaataaaatactaatttaCCTAGTTTAGGAACTACTAGTTAACTAaggttgtatttaatttttttgtgaataaataaatactacttataggccgctaccaattgatcaacatggaaataattgggggagacctaacctatgttcagcagtggacgtcctatggctgaaatgatgattacaTGGGATAGTGCCCATGTGACATCATTTTCCAATAAATAAAGTACATAGATAAGTAAGAAGTATAATTAAATGCACCATACCTTTAGTATAAAATTAGTCGAAAAGACCGAAGCCCATGTCCTCATCTTCTGATTCGGATTCTTCCTTCTTGGTCTCTTTCTCTTCTGCAATGAACAAAAAACATcggtaaataaaaattataataaatcagtgtagcaaaaattatgaaaatattgtcaGTGATTGGAGTTGACAGCACAGTTGCTCAGTCGAAAGATGGTGTGAATTTGAAATCATCATAAAAAACTTCCAAAATGAATTTTTAGATATCTAAGGAATTGAATATCTATTTCATAACCTAGGATAGACAATTTTGACAAGCTTGCTTTGGAACTCAATGTAAATTCAACTACACATTATAGCCTGTATTTAGAATGCTAAAGTTTAGATCAATCTTAGGCTTGTCTCTATACCTTTCATTAGATAAGATTTAACTTGTTTGTCATAGTAATCCTTCAAAATGTTTAAgacttattttaataaataaaatgcagCATAATATTAGGTCATGTCCAAATTATCTGGAGCCAATAATAAGAAaagttcattttaaaaataactattaactaagTATAAACAACAGGCTACCAAAAGAAGTCTATTTCTTCTTTTCTGCAGACGAACATACCTTTCTTTTCTTCAGCAGCggcggcgggagcggcggcggcggcggcagcgggcgCGGCGCCTCCGGACGGCATCGACGACAGCTTCTCACGGCCTGCAGTGTACAGTAGACAAAATCGTTATTACACTGCGTGGACAACGTAGGTGCGAATAGGTAGAGGAGGGGACTCAGAGAAGAGTTGTACATCAAGACTGTTCAGTCGAAAGATGGTTAGATTgtaattcatcatttcaaatGGTTCACTTGTTAATTTGAAACTGTTATGCACAATGAAAAATAAGATGCAAAGATATtttatcaattaagtattaaaaatagcttttgcctgcggcttcacccgcgtgaaatttagtttgtcatagatcatcataaattatagcctatatgttaatctgggttataaacaataatactgtaaagtttcatcaaaatccgttcagtagtttttgcgtgaaagagtaacaaacatccagacatccaaattcgcatttataatattagtaggatgtgcTTAAAAAATTATTACACTACGCTGTATTGTGAAGGAGACACTTTTAATCAAATGAAAAGGTTACAATTTTTAACTTAGTttcattgaattgaaaatttaacaatttctcagtattttttttacatagcaTTAATCCTTTTCTGATAATTTTAAGTTTCAAACTGACAGACACAGAAATAACAGGATGCAATAGAAATTACATACCCTGAGCTATTAAGTCCTCGATGCTCTTGCCATTGAGCTCAGCGATGACCTTCTTCAGCTTCTCGGAGTCGGCTTCAATGCCCACCGAGCTCAAGATCTTCTCCACGTCCGCGGCAGCCGGGGACACCTTCCCTCCGAGCACAGCCAGTAAATACGCGGCCACGTAACGCATTCTGGAATCATTGGaggatttattaatttaaatttaagtgGTGTAGCATACTATGGTGTTGTTTAGGAACTTTTTAGACACATtgtggttaaaataaataatactattacaaaTGGCATAAACATCTTCCTAAGCTCTGAAGTTTTAACCCTTATCAACAATTTCAAGATTCTATGATCAAATTGCATTGTTTTGgagataaattaatttacattcACTACGTTTGTTAGACTGCTCAAAGACATGACATTGAATGGATTTGGTAGGCACATGTGCTAAAAATTAAACAGCTTGGGCATGGCGCTAAATAGTAACTCACTTAACACAGGCACACTATTACCACTTGTTGATTAATTAGGAcacaaaattaatattacagCATGGGAAGTAGAAGTTATGGAGCCAAACACGAGAATGCATCGCCTAACCACAACATAGTAAACAATGGTTGATCACAGTTCACGAGATAGAATCGGCGCGCACGTTTGGAGGTTATATCAAACAAAATAGACTGAAGGTTAATACGTGGATAGAACGTTTATAGCAGTTTCCTTACGTTAATTATGTTGACAAAACGACTAGATATACCCAAATGCGGCAAATAAACACTCATGGTAGCCGCGGTGATGTTATGGCGCACATTTACATCCAAGTTTATCTCACCGTAATCCATGTTATTTTCACAGTAAAACATTATTCAAGTATCAATTACCCACTAAATACAATAAACACAGTATTATTTTAGAAATTTCACTTACTTTTAAGTCTTAGCGACACGAAACGTGTAATGCCGAAAAGTAAACGTTCGTCTTGAGCAAAATGTCAAGAAGAAAGAATTTGTTTTGTCAATTTGACAATGTCAGTCAAACGTAAAAAAAAAGCTACGGCGTTTCGTTTCACGATGCGCTaatgataaataacaataacggTTATATTACTAAGTAACGTTATTTAGATAAACGTTATTTTGTTAAGTTTTGCTAATTTATTGTatgaaataacattttatttgtcTTACTTACAAAATGCAtaagtatatttttagaacCTATTACGAGATCCGATTATAAGAGAAGGGACAACCATCTGTTTATAAaatgaaaagtttttaaaatcaataatgttaAAAAACATCGCAAGTGggttttctaaaaaaatattggccAGATTATTAGTAGTCAATAGAGACTAAAAATTATTTagtttagtaggtaggtaataaggAAGAAATTGAGTTTGGAAGTTTTTTAAGCATCGAGGTCGAGCGTTATTAAAAAATTGCATTGTTTCTTGTCTTTTGATGCTAGGTCAACgagaattatttaattttatgaaagaaaTAGAGCCGATAACCTATGCCTAAACGGCATTACCTTCGTTTGTGTCGACTGAAAAGTTGGATTTTTTCAATGCTCCAAGGAACTGAAGTTTAATTTTTGCTTTATTTCACGTttctgagaaaaagggtctagAGCAAACGGAGGAACAATCAATGGTGATGTTATTATGGGTTCAGCTTTTTTCCTTTTTAGGTACGGATacgtacggaaccctaaagagGTCCCTGTGACGGCTGTGAGCCCTGTGACGGTCATGCTCAGTGCTTATAGAATTCCATAAAACAAAGCAGTGTAATTTTAGAAAGCAGGCTATAACCGTATTTCAGTAATAAAGAGgtttttttctcataaaaattacAAATGCTGGCAATTAGAGACATCAGGCTTTCGCTTTTTTGAAATTCAGATTTTATTCTTACCCGGGAAGACTAATTTGGGAACATTAATAATAGGGATGTTATCAGACCAAACAAAATTTATCAGGCTTTGCCTTTGCGAATAACTTTTCTATGGCgtaataggtacttaatttaTGTACCGATTAAGTAAACACTTACACTTATCTTTTTTTGTGTCTTGTTAGGCCAagtttagtttattattaattagctGACTAGATTGAatctacttaaaaaaaataagacgcACATAGGATATTTCTTGGCCTCATAAAGaaatgatttaaaatattttttgtctatgTCACGATGGCGCGCGCGGGGCCGTCATGCGGCAGTTTTTCCATCGTTTCAAAattagtaaataattaaattatctataaTTCTAGTGTAGTGAGTGAATTAATTAACGTGGTGCGGAGAATTGCATAAAGGATCACAATAATGTGGTAAGTAGCATGAATTTGTTAAAAAACACAAAGTTACATCTACCTACATTCTGGTCCGAAGTTTTTTTTAGTATAAAGAAATGTTTAATAAGTCAGATTTATACTGTATTTTGCTAAATTAGCCCAATTTCTGGTCTGAAGGTTTCATGTCAATCATTTGATTTCCATAAATACCCCGTGTTCAGgaaaagcaaactttattttatgtaggtaagtaaataaGAACGTGTGCTTTATCGTATGTAAGTTTGCCTAGTGATGGTACCTTCTTGAGAAATTGATAGAAGATTGATAGATGATGATTTTACCATTAAGCCCGTCGATAATTTTTGGAGGTAGGTAAACCATAGCGTCATTCTAAATAAATTTCTCTAATTCtaaaaatgtacctaagtagttacaatttgtataatttatttgtttgtacAAAACTGTGGGTAGGAGACTGTAATCCCTAAGTTACTTGGTTGTTTTATGAATTTCGTTTTTCGTAGTAGGCCCCTATCTTTTCGTGTAATATGAACTGAAGATACGTACGCAAAATACGACCGCAAAAGATACCGAGGCGAGGTAATCGGTACCTACCCGTATCTTTGCTAACCAATGCCTTTCGGCACTCCCTGGCTGCATCGCgggcagtggcggatttacaaatttgccgctagtaggccattcaatttttgccgcccctactgacttttgaaattcaatacgttagtttaatcccgttattagtatgattgtgaacttaatgatatttctGTCAGTTACTAGATTTTTTTTGCAACCCGCTATGTACTGAAGAGTTTTATGTTGacctattataaaaaaaaaaccgactccaaaaaacctacactaaaaagtagaaaaataattactaattatttattaggacgaattaatctttatgtaggtataccatgattgatacttctggagtcggtgccaagattatgaaacatgtaaagtttgcctgcaccgactccaaaagtatcaatcatggttcgtttcagccaaatgacgtccactgctggacaaaggcctcccccaaggttttccacaatgaacggtcctgcgctgcccgcatccaggctcttcccgcgacctttaccagatcgtcggtccacctagtaggaggcctgcccacgctacgtcttccagcccgtggtcgccactcgagaactttcctgccccaacggccatcgtctctacgagctatgtgccccgcccactgccacttgattttagcaattctgcgagctatgtcggttactttggttctcctgcggatctcctcatttctgattcgatcacgcagggaaactccgagcatagcccgctttATAACTTTTTGTCAAATGTTTTAGAAGTAAAATCTATAGGTAGGAGGAAGACTAGGCGGTACCTACGCTCGCCGTAGGTCAGTCAGCAAAGTACCTAACTAAAATAATGATTAAGTACAATTTTCTGTTTGAAGGTAGTTATCTACTTAGATGCGTGGTTGTTAATgaagaaatacctacttatgttgCTGTTTGATTCCAATTTTTTCTGTGCACTTACCTAGCATTATATTTCTAGTGTCATTTGCTTATATCAGGGTACCTTCCTCTTAAAAACTCAACCTGTATTTAGTCAcgtttatcaaaataaaacaacaaactcAGAACCCCAAAAGTTAATCCCAACTCTTTTcctgtaataaaaacaaagatgGCGCCGTTACTCTCAATCTGCATGACGAATAACTCGTAAAAGAAAATATGGCGGGTGTAAAACAAAACCTCGGGATAAGAAATATCAAACTACTTGTCctctattttctttattatccaCTAAATTTTAATTTGCTACTTCACTCTTTTGAAAGCTTTATCATTAGTAAAGCTTGGAAGTGAATTTATTCTTGTCAAATCGTTGTTATTGATTGTACCTTTTTCTACATGAGATcttatcataaataaataaataaataataaaaacctttATTCAACCAAGTTAACAACTTAGACAACATTGCCAGTGGTCCCCAAACTAGGTAACACCTGTCTCTTGGGGACTGGAGTACGTACGAGGCTTGAAGTTAAATCAACCATACCATCAACCATTGTTTTGTGCCTTGGGATTTAATATACAAATCCTAGCTTAGTCAGAGATTATGGTACTTCCAGAAAAATCATAATCTGGtttataatgtttttaattaaagcgTGAATTTTTACTCTGCTTAAGTTGCTGAGGGGTCTCCCGTAAAACGCGCGTTTGTATCAATTTGTGTGTAAATTGACGATGACAGGGAACTTAATTAACAGCCTTCATTCTAATCGGGAGCTTACAACGACAAAAATAAAAGAGTGTTAAGAAGTAGGGCCACTGGTTAGCGCGTAGGCGGTGCAATAGTTGCTGAGGTTTTAGCTCAAGCTAACGCTCAAAGGTGGAAACGGTGAAaacgcgggaggtgcctggatgcgggcggcgaaagaccggtctttgtggaaatccttgggggaagcctttgtccagcaaacGAACGAACGCTCAAACGCTAGGAGGCTGTCGCTTATGTTAACTATCTTTCCATGAAGTTGAATGATTCCAAACCATTTTCCTTGCACAATCCACGACAATACCTGAGAGGCCGTCCGTAACAGCTAATAGTTGACCATCTCGCAACACCTAAAACTATATCCCATCTGAGAGAGCTTTCTGAGGCTATTTCTATTAGGTAAACTGAATTAAACAGATTATACTGGTACTCGTCTGCATTTAAGTATTTTTGCTCAGTGCTGAAAATATTCCCTATCATTGACGTTTAAGTAGCAaactttgaaaaaataaaacgaaacaTTTTGCTTTCGTCTTTAGCTAGATAAAAAATGTTCATTGTTTTTTATACGGTAGTAAGTTTGTCCAGAGTAataatttttatgtaagtacccTCTATTAATTTTTGCCTTGAAAATCTTGAAATCTGGAAAGCCAGGTACtcaaaataacataatagtATTTGCTGACGCATAAGATACATTTAATTAATCTAGACCCACACCTTTGTGAGGACTAAGGATACAAACTTACCTGTCATTAGGGTTACCGTCCGTTTGAAATGTCTGAGACTGTCTTAAATACTTCATGGATAAAAGGTGACAAAATATCCcaattcaaattttaatttattaacgtTGCGACTTTTTATTCAGTCACGTTGTTCATATTTCGTTTCAACCTAATGCCGTCCTATGCTGGGCATAGACCTCCACGGATTTTCACCACGAATGCTCCCGTGATAACTCCCTTTAACCTATGTTATGGTGTTTTGTTGTGGTCTATTAACTTGTGTATGTTTCTTTCAGCTAGTACGATGAGAATTGGCGCTTGGCTGGTTAGGAGCTCCAGTTCCGTGTTCAGAAGACTTCGGCGGTGAgtaatcttttaatttaatcttgttttattttttgtttattactaaATATGACGTAGTTCCAGTTTTGCATGAAATTGAGATCACTTTGTTTTCAGATAATTTTAGCGAAATTTTTTACATCGTGTctggttaatattttttttgtctaaTCAATTAGTTTTTGCTTAGGCTTTTTTGCTCTACAATTTCCTTTTACTACAGCTTCCAATATGCGTATGTTTTGAAAAATCGCTCGTGTTAGGTAACTACTCGTACTTAGGTAAGTTTTTgggcattattttaaaaaaaatctagggccacccccgacgtttatcttttgtctcggcgagccctatccatagacaccccatttgtagggatccgacgtcaaaaagtttaaaaaaattacctacttactctgTTTATGCCGTCCTTTTTGAGATCTCGTCACGTGCTAGATAGTTCCTAATATCCTTGTTCCAGACGTTgctattatttatgtttttacgGAATCTGTCCTGATTAATCAAAAACAAAGGCCCCTCTACTCGGCGGGCCGGTGGATGAATAATGCATTAATAACGACCTTATCCACCTGTCGTTAGGTCTTTAGTATTCCTTAAGTGGCTTAACGTTAATCAATTCCCCAGGGACTAGATTACGCCGGGCTCGTAATAATATCTGTGCTTATTTCCCTTATCTATTTTTCTGCAGGGTAGTTGAgtatattttatacaaaaccTCCCAGGGATCTAGTCGAGCTAGTGAAAACTATGAGATTATAAAAGACATTAAGCAAGATCATAAATAAGTTTTCTCTTCGTAAAGTTATTGGCAGATGGTGTATTTTATCTGAgatttaggtacctattataataCATATATCTACATCTacataatcgaaattaaaaaatctaataaaatcatacttaCAACTTTTTCGTGCTAATAATTTCAGTTTTGTGTCTTTGCTTCATTTAAAATTCAGGCGTTCCAAAAACAGgtaagagtaggtacttacaacaTACGTTGGTGTCTTTGATTTTATATGGCTCAATAACGAgaaccattattatttcttaaaaagACTTTAATTAACTAGAAAGGGGTACCTAACAACTTCTTTAAATGCTtacttatttgaaaataaaaagctttCTTTGCCACATATTTGACACCAAATGCCAAATCGAACAAGCTGCTTACAAGCCATCAAACTTCGCTCGGCATTGTTTCACCATAAACGTTTTCCCCCAATCGGAAACCATGGCTTAGTAGCACCCACGTCACCAGTGGCCTGTGAAATTGGATCCTCAGGGAACGTTCCGCTGCTGGGATTTTTCAGCCAGCGAACGAATTCACGTGAAATATTCATCGTGTGTAATGCGAGTATCGGCCcggatagggttgccaggtgtccggctttttacggtcgtgtccggccaaaaattatcttgtccggcctgtccggcttttgttaggctttttatgtggttgCCGCAGGGCCCCAAGTCCGCTAATTTACAAATGGCTCAATTGAATCGTAATCGAATCTCAATAGAATTATTTGACACTTTTGGTATTCTGCTAGGTGAAAGTCGAgctacagaataatatcaagcgcacgcatcacCATCAGGATGTTGGGTAACCGATGATAAATAGAATTCACTCGTAggctatgacactaattgcacccccccgtGACAtgtttagggtaaaatgtccggccaaatgaagcacagagtccggcttttgtgttttaggacctggcaaccctaggcccGGATAATGTTACGGAAAGGTTTTAACCGCGCGTGTTAGTAAACCATACCTACTACACTACCTActtaaacgcccgtattcacaaacattactatgaggtctcacagtgcgcgtgaccGCACAAGGtagcacacgaaccaatcacagaactctattcaatgctgtgcgttcgatttgctgcttcacatattTACCTACTGCAGGAGGCAGGTATTTgtccacaatcgcacctgatgttaaatgatcgtttgttaatacggacgtttcatttcatttcttagaatgattataatattatgtaggttaGGACCTCCTAATCTACCTACTTAGATAGGTTACTACCTCAACATAACTAATATAATCCCGCGATGAAACATTTACGAGTTTTAAGGCTATTCTTCAGACATGTTTAAGTTACTACGTAAAGTGGGTAGCTACTCGTTGTCTATGTATCTATCGCAATGTACGTAATAATAGGTAGGCAATAATATTATaccaagttatttatttatttaagcttaAAAGTGATGCACGTGGCGGACTTAATGTCGGAAGAAACATAATGTCTTCTATTGCCAATAATCCAAGGTTATCCTGAAGAGTGGTTAGAGTCTAATAAAGACCGACTGAAACAATAGTGCTGATACTTATCCTACTTACTCAAGGGACAAGGGACACTCGGTCTTAATGCATCAAAATACTACCACGATAAGGCCCTGATGACACTTGTAACTCCTGGGATACTGTTCAAtgcatcaaaatattttttctcacgCAATTGTCACGCAAAAGCACAGCATGTTCGAACAAGCTACCCGTTGTCACGTAATCTTGTCCCTGTCCCGGCAAATTGTTTTCATTCCACCCGGGACATTTGGGACGTTTGGGACACGTCAACGCAATGGGAAGATTTTTATGTGACCGCGGTGTGGTGGTTAACATTTTTCTATCCACTCTTTTGCTAACTTTCtctttagatagatagatagaatatggtttatttgcaaaacacattgacacacAAGAAGCAAAAAGTAAGATTAATAAACAAAGGAGTAGCAGGAATGATATAGTACATTACAAAGAGTAAGAAAGAAAATCCTGCGCTAAGGTataagtgtgccgcagcgatgcaaaaaagcagagagctcagcgtagacactgctctaaaatgagcagaacactgattttcagctcttgCTTGAAAAAAAGAAGGAAGACGCACGAGAATGGTAGAGAATAAGGTAGTGGCTTTAGCTAGTAGCCTTTTTAGTTTAAAGCTTGACCGAACGGGTATTGATGCGTGAAGGAGTAGGTAGGTtaccataaataattttatgtaactaATCCATAACGACATTTTACTTAACTAAACCCATGAATGATTGCCCATAAAAATGACGTTAATATTATTGCTTTCTTGCATgattttcataaataagtaataatataaCTTGACTGATCTCCGATTaatgtaataagtaggtacctacctactagatACAAATCTTGCCTTGTTACAATAATGAACTGTGATTTAAGCAGAAAGGAACTCATTTCAACCACCCAATTATAATTTGCGTAAAAAATCcccatttattatttaatttctgaGTAAGTGTTACTAAAATACTAGTATCTTCACTTAATTTTTACTTATAACTAATGACATTAACCCATGGAAACTATGCACGAAAAGATTGGAATTTCGGGACTCATTTGGTTCCAGGAAATGCTCAAATTAATACCTTCATACAACTCCATGCAAAGGAAGGGTCGCGAAAGAGGATCCAGGTGAAAGGGGTACTCCCAAGCCTAATGAGGGTCCACACTTTTTGTTTATGGCCCTTTATGGGTCCGTATATACCCTTTTGTATCTATAAGCTTCGGGTTTTACCTATGAGCATTGAAAAGACGAACGGAGCGCAAAAAGTCGCCTTTGCTAGGTACCAATCAGTCCCGCTTTCTATACTTACGTATGGTGTTGGTGTATAAAGAGTGATACAAGATTTCTATTGGACTCTAAGGGGCATCTATAAATGCTATGCTATAAATAGATCAAGAATTTCTAGTTTAGTAGCCAATTAATggaaaaaaacggaacccttatacatacactaagttgtcttgtttttatcttattagttctttttttacccgactgtgccAGATGGTAAAAAAAGGGTTATGTTTTATGTTAtgagagtaacatttttctttactcttTTTTGAAGTCGTTTAAAAAGAGgtccataaaataataattcaggAGAATAGTACGAGTATTACTAAGCTAACCGCCGCTAGTGCCCTCTGCGAGCAGATATTTTatacactcggcgtcaaataTATCGCACCTCCCTTGGTTATTAAACTGttgaggacacgtgagatcattatatGGTTTTaaaaccacaaaaattggtctattATTGGTCCCAGAAGTGAGCCCCAAGTGAagcttttttcaagtcacattatTATACCATAATTCGTACctgtttgtataaaaaaaagggtttttctttaagtttcttattgggctttcaaaaaAACACCAAATTGGTGGGGCACCAAGATTGTGTTTGaagaaaatttttattaaaattaggtactagcggccgcccgcccgcgacttcgtacgcgtggatcccgttttacccccttcatattatctatcttacgcggtttagattttttcatacaaatgttttttcccgctaactcccgttcccgtgggaattcctttcttagtgcatctctacggtacctaagctacgtcccttcctcaagtgcctacgtttagccgtttaggctgtgcgttgatatgtcagtcagtcagtttctccttttatatatttagattgtcGCGCATGATGCGATTGACTCagagtataatttatgtatgttgTTATTGTTGATGATAACTATTAGCGATTTTGCATCGGCTAAATCGCattcaaaaattttaatttccgTAATTGTCGCTTACAAGTTGGATGGAACAACGCCGCTTCTTATAAAAtcgggaaaaaatcaaatgataccgcgagctaaatacgtacagcgccatctagcggtgtcGACTTTAAAACCGGTAGTAGATTAATTTGCAACTGCGTTACAACCTTTTCTCTAATTTTTAACGAGTAAGTTACCTCAAAAATTTGCTAAGTAAATGGGTATCTCtcttccttttgttgaagtcggttaataatAATTCATTATAATAAGTTTCAAGCAGGTAATTCAAGTGgcaaaacttaaaaaaagtaacttGTTTTCTTGTCTATTAGCTTTCTGAAAAAGGTTGTAGTACGAGTCTATTTCCTTATTGGAAAATTCCTAGTCTGTAACACTCTTGCACT
Encoded here:
- the LOC135082116 gene encoding large ribosomal subunit protein P2, translating into MRYVAAYLLAVLGGKVSPAAADVEKILSSVGIEADSEKLKKVIAELNGKSIEDLIAQGREKLSSMPSGGAAPAAAAAAAPAAAAEEKKEEKETKKEESESEDEDMGFGLFD